The proteins below are encoded in one region of Bacteroides uniformis:
- a CDS encoding UpxZ family transcription anti-terminator antagonist, whose protein sequence is MSLLEEALLLQRAAHDLMYLGMDGSPIYSDDLSRRNGEVYRLTTTLYNSGTWGTTVEEQANVCLALLMGYSASFVDHGEKQQHVQEVLNRCWDILDTLPASLLKLRLLTACYGEVFDEPLADEAHSIIASWNAALLTAEQQEAVDEFQNVMENPYPWEEVKD, encoded by the coding sequence ATGTCTCTTTTAGAAGAAGCACTCCTCCTTCAGCGTGCTGCGCACGATCTGATGTATTTGGGTATGGACGGGAGTCCTATTTATAGTGATGACTTGTCGCGTCGTAATGGTGAAGTTTATCGTTTGACTACAACTTTATATAATTCCGGCACTTGGGGCACTACAGTGGAGGAACAGGCCAATGTATGTCTCGCTCTTTTAATGGGTTATAGTGCCTCGTTTGTCGACCACGGTGAGAAACAGCAGCATGTGCAGGAGGTTCTGAACCGTTGTTGGGATATTCTGGATACTCTTCCCGCATCTTTGCTGAAGCTCCGTCTGCTCACTGCTTGTTATGGAGAGGTTTTCGATGAGCCTTTGGCAGATGAAGCTCACTCCATCATTGCCTCTTGGAATGCTGCATTGCTGACTGCCGAACAGCAGGAAGCTGTTGATGAGTTTCAGAACGTGATGGAGAATCCTTATCCGTGGGAGGAAGTGAAAGACTAA